A region from the Salicibibacter cibarius genome encodes:
- a CDS encoding NAD-dependent succinate-semialdehyde dehydrogenase, with protein MKCLINGKWRGNELEQIDVINPATGDVLDTIPKGGEKEAEAAATAAYEAFPEWSKLTAADRSAKLEKWFELIGENHEDLAQTMTKEQGKAIKEARGEISYANSFIKWYAEEGKRNYGESIPASAPDKRLFVTHQPVGVVASITPWNFPAAMITRKIAPALAVGCTAIIKPATQTPLTALKLADLAVEAGIPEGVINVVTGSSREISEAWQKDERVRKLTFTGSTEVGKTLMSGASETMKKISLELGGHAPLIVLEDADIDNAVEQAVTSKFRNGGQTCVCANRIYVAESIEEMFTNKFKQAVEGLNVGDGLDDNTDIGPLIDEDAVDKVISHIEDAEKQGAKVVTGGKKKDGLFLTPTVMSGIKEDMACMNEETFGPLAPIATFKTEEEAIDRANNTIYGLAAYLFTSDVSKAIRLSEQLEYGIIGLNDGGPSAAQAPFGGWKQSGIGREGGHHGMDEFLETKYISLKI; from the coding sequence ATGAAGTGTCTTATAAACGGAAAATGGAGAGGTAATGAACTTGAACAAATCGATGTCATTAACCCCGCGACGGGGGATGTGCTCGATACGATTCCGAAAGGCGGCGAAAAAGAAGCCGAGGCAGCTGCGACTGCCGCGTACGAAGCATTCCCCGAGTGGTCCAAGCTTACCGCTGCGGACCGGAGTGCAAAGTTGGAGAAATGGTTTGAATTGATCGGTGAGAATCACGAAGACCTCGCCCAAACGATGACGAAAGAGCAAGGGAAAGCGATTAAGGAAGCGCGCGGCGAAATTTCTTATGCAAATTCGTTTATCAAATGGTATGCAGAGGAAGGAAAGCGTAACTATGGCGAGTCGATCCCGGCTTCTGCACCGGACAAGCGTTTGTTTGTCACACATCAACCTGTTGGTGTTGTAGCATCGATTACGCCGTGGAACTTCCCGGCTGCGATGATTACGCGTAAAATCGCACCAGCACTCGCGGTTGGTTGTACAGCTATCATTAAACCAGCGACGCAAACGCCGCTAACAGCGCTTAAACTGGCTGATCTGGCCGTGGAGGCAGGGATTCCCGAAGGCGTTATCAATGTCGTCACTGGTTCTTCCAGGGAAATCTCCGAAGCTTGGCAAAAAGACGAGCGTGTCCGTAAGCTCACGTTTACCGGCTCAACGGAAGTCGGGAAAACGTTAATGAGCGGTGCGTCAGAAACAATGAAAAAAATCTCGCTGGAACTTGGTGGGCACGCGCCTTTAATCGTTCTCGAAGATGCGGATATTGACAACGCGGTTGAACAGGCAGTGACCTCGAAATTCCGTAACGGAGGTCAAACTTGTGTCTGTGCGAACCGTATTTACGTGGCGGAATCGATTGAAGAGATGTTCACGAATAAATTTAAGCAAGCCGTTGAAGGTTTAAACGTCGGCGATGGTCTCGATGATAATACCGACATTGGTCCATTAATTGACGAAGATGCTGTTGACAAAGTCATCTCCCATATAGAAGATGCCGAGAAACAAGGGGCAAAAGTCGTCACAGGCGGTAAAAAGAAAGATGGGCTGTTTTTGACACCGACAGTGATGAGCGGGATAAAAGAAGACATGGCCTGCATGAATGAAGAAACATTTGGCCCGCTTGCGCCTATCGCAACCTTCAAAACGGAGGAAGAAGCGATTGACCGTGCAAATAACACCATATATGGATTGGCTGCTTATTTATTTACGAGCGATGTGTCTAAAGCGATACGTTTGAGCGAACAGCTGGAGTACGGCATCATCGGCTTAAATGATGGTGGCCCGTCCGCCGCACAGGCACCATTCGGCGGCTGGAAGCAAAGCGGTATCGGGCGAGAAGGAGGTCATCATGGCATGGATGAGTTCCTTGAAACAAAGTACATTTCCCTTAAAATTTAA
- a CDS encoding NAD(P)H-quinone oxidoreductase: MKAVLIKDSTHDLYVSDIEDPSYYENELLIKVIATSINRADLLQRKGQHPPPKGTSNILGLEMSGVIEKKGAGVTDWCVGDHVYALLPGGGYAEKVVIPSDMAMRIPAGLSFEKAAAIPEAFLTAYLNLIQLAQMKEEEYVLIHAGGSGVGTAAIQMAKDIGAKIIATTGSSIKENHCLSLGADYVINYKDGDFSTKVLNITKGKGVNIIMDFIGASFWEYNLRSISMDGRWILVGSLGGRDVSKVNLGSFLQKRINFFGSTLRSRSLRYKIDLVRRFEKFIDGKFNNESIVPVIDSVYKLEEVEEAHKRMEQNLNIGKIVLRVNSI; this comes from the coding sequence GTGAAAGCAGTATTAATAAAAGATAGTACTCATGATTTATATGTTAGTGATATTGAAGATCCGAGCTATTATGAAAACGAGCTATTAATAAAGGTAATAGCTACCTCTATTAACCGAGCAGATTTACTCCAGCGAAAAGGTCAACATCCTCCGCCTAAAGGAACTTCGAATATTCTTGGTTTAGAAATGTCGGGAGTGATCGAAAAAAAGGGGGCTGGTGTGACAGATTGGTGCGTGGGTGATCACGTTTATGCTTTATTACCTGGCGGTGGTTACGCAGAGAAAGTTGTCATTCCATCAGATATGGCAATGAGGATACCTGCTGGATTGTCATTTGAAAAAGCTGCTGCTATTCCTGAGGCTTTTTTAACTGCATATTTAAACCTAATCCAACTGGCACAGATGAAAGAAGAAGAGTATGTTCTTATTCACGCTGGCGGTAGTGGTGTGGGCACTGCTGCTATTCAGATGGCTAAAGATATAGGAGCTAAGATAATTGCTACGACAGGATCTTCAATTAAAGAGAATCATTGTTTATCTTTGGGAGCAGACTATGTGATCAACTATAAAGATGGAGATTTCTCAACAAAAGTGTTAAACATTACCAAGGGCAAAGGTGTAAATATAATTATGGATTTCATCGGTGCATCATTCTGGGAGTATAATTTACGCTCCATTAGTATGGATGGTAGGTGGATTTTGGTTGGGTCGCTTGGGGGAAGAGACGTTTCAAAAGTCAACCTAGGTTCTTTCTTACAAAAACGAATTAATTTTTTCGGTTCTACCCTACGTTCACGTTCTTTGAGGTATAAAATAGATCTCGTTCGTAGATTTGAAAAATTTATAGATGGCAAATTCAATAATGAGAGTATTGTGCCAGTCATTGATAGTGTATACAAATTAGAAGAAGTTGAAGAAGCTCATAAACGCATGGAACAAAATCTTAATATAGGAAAAATTGTATTAAGAGTAAACTCTATATAA